The following proteins are encoded in a genomic region of Hymenobacter siberiensis:
- a CDS encoding DUF6056 family protein, whose translation MSNSLESVPGFFQRHQNLLITVSLVLVALPFAALSFFSHPCLDDILDAVIVRKLGFWAAQKYFYMSHTGRYTTTVLLALVNPLIYTRLESNWWPMVLSFMLGTLLVLRLCLGTLLRIPNGTAWRGAGLLLCLWLAYAPGQAEGLYWFTGAYTYIASAWLAFIWLAAFAQHRKVRQRGQSGVGWGAALVGLTVAVAGTTEPVAFPFLLALLAGALLRWWRSRSLFIAALAALAMAGSIVSFTAPGNFARMSSMGESFGVVKTLLYSGVTTAYLLLTWAGNPLLLALSALLLPTLHRIARQRDQLLVGLLSHIPAGVLALFLSLLLAAANCPAFYASGTGLPLRARTTMYLFFVVGWFGVLLAWCCRQEQASAVVAALTVPPLRLVWMGLLVVFFFTDFNVQTRRRLAGNGSNNAMRAYQQWLGGDAARYDAELRARYQTLAAGRPTVTIYPLHTRPSLLYCFNVAGTRNQAFLRDYAYYFGVPQVLTTPEIPDLAQ comes from the coding sequence ATGAGCAACTCATTAGAGTCGGTTCCCGGATTTTTTCAACGCCACCAAAACCTACTGATTACCGTCAGTTTGGTATTGGTGGCGTTGCCATTTGCGGCGCTGTCCTTTTTCAGCCACCCCTGCCTCGATGACATCTTGGATGCTGTGATAGTACGGAAACTAGGGTTTTGGGCAGCGCAAAAATACTTTTACATGAGCCATACCGGCCGCTATACTACTACGGTATTGCTGGCCCTGGTGAACCCGCTGATTTACACCCGGCTGGAGAGCAATTGGTGGCCAATGGTGCTGAGCTTTATGCTGGGCACATTGCTGGTGCTGAGGCTCTGCCTGGGCACGCTGCTGCGTATTCCCAACGGAACGGCTTGGCGCGGGGCAGGTTTGCTGCTCTGCCTATGGCTGGCATATGCCCCAGGGCAGGCGGAGGGCTTGTACTGGTTCACCGGAGCTTATACCTACATCGCATCGGCCTGGCTGGCGTTTATCTGGTTGGCCGCCTTTGCACAGCATAGGAAAGTGCGGCAGCGGGGGCAATCCGGTGTGGGCTGGGGGGCAGCGCTGGTTGGGCTGACGGTGGCGGTGGCGGGCACTACCGAGCCGGTCGCTTTTCCGTTTCTGCTGGCGCTACTGGCGGGTGCCCTGCTGAGATGGTGGCGCAGCCGAAGCTTATTCATCGCAGCCCTAGCAGCCCTAGCCATGGCGGGGAGCATCGTTTCATTCACGGCACCCGGCAACTTTGCGCGCATGAGCAGCATGGGAGAGTCGTTTGGCGTAGTAAAAACGCTGCTGTACTCGGGCGTAACCACAGCTTACCTGCTGCTGACCTGGGCCGGCAACCCCTTGCTCCTAGCTTTGTCGGCGCTGCTGCTGCCCACGCTCCACCGGATAGCCCGGCAACGAGACCAATTGCTGGTAGGCTTGCTAAGCCACATCCCGGCTGGCGTGCTGGCCCTTTTTCTGAGCCTACTGCTGGCGGCGGCCAATTGCCCGGCCTTTTATGCCAGTGGCACGGGGCTGCCTTTGCGGGCGCGCACCACCATGTATCTGTTTTTTGTCGTCGGTTGGTTTGGGGTACTGCTGGCTTGGTGCTGTCGGCAGGAGCAGGCATCGGCCGTAGTCGCGGCCCTGACGGTGCCGCCTCTGCGGCTGGTATGGATGGGCTTGCTGGTCGTATTCTTTTTTACCGACTTCAATGTGCAGACCCGTCGCCGATTGGCGGGGAACGGCAGCAACAATGCAATGCGGGCTTATCAGCAGTGGCTCGGCGGCGATGCGGCCCGCTACGATGCCGAGCTACGGGCTCGCTACCAGACCCTGGCTGCCGGCAGGCCCACTGTTACGATATACCCGCTGCACACTCGCCCCAGCTTGCTGTATTGCTTCAACGTAGCGGGCACGAGAAATCAGGCTTTCCTGCGGGACTACGCCTATTATTTTGGCGTGCCGCAAGTACTGACCACGCCGGAAATCCCGGACTTAGCGCAATAA
- a CDS encoding RidA family protein — protein MSHQIILTDQAPAPIGPYSQAVKAGNTVYVSGQIPLDAAGQLVEGDVAAQTHQVLKNLTAVLAAAGLTLTDVVKCSIFVKDLGNFATINQVYGSYFDEATAPARETVEVARLPRDVQVEISCIAVGA, from the coding sequence ATGTCCCACCAGATTATCCTCACCGACCAGGCTCCGGCCCCCATTGGCCCCTACTCGCAAGCCGTGAAGGCGGGCAATACCGTGTACGTTTCGGGTCAGATTCCGCTCGACGCCGCCGGGCAGCTGGTAGAGGGCGACGTGGCCGCCCAGACGCACCAGGTGCTGAAGAACCTGACCGCCGTGCTGGCCGCCGCCGGCCTCACCCTGACCGATGTGGTGAAGTGCAGCATCTTCGTAAAAGACCTCGGCAATTTCGCCACCATCAACCAGGTGTATGGCTCTTACTTCGATGAAGCCACTGCGCCCGCCCGCGAAACCGTGGAAGTAGCGCGCCTGCCGCGCGATGTGCAGGTGGAAATCTCCTGCATCGCGGTAGGAGCGTAG
- the gltX gene encoding glutamate--tRNA ligase, protein MTEREVRVRFAPSPTGPLHIGGVRTALYNYLLARKLGGKMLLRIEDTDQNRFVPGAEAYILEALAWVGIVIDEGQGVGGPHGPYKQSERKPMYKQYADQLIAAGHAYYAFDTPEELDAMRARLQAAKVPNPQYNSITRTQMRNSLTLPEDEVKALLEGGAQYVIRLKVPRKEEIRFQDLIRGWVVVHSSAVDDKVLMKSDGMPTYHLANIVDDHLMEISHVIRGEEWLPSAPLHVLLYRYLGWESTMPQFAHLPLLLKPDGTGKLSKRDGDRLGFPVFPLEWHGTDSETGEATVSKGYREEGYLPEAMVNFLAFLGWNPGTQQEIFSMDELIQAFSIERVSKSPAKFDQNKVKWFNEHYLRAKSNAELAPYLLTALHEHAIVCSQEKAEQIVGVMKERVSFPNDFWQEAKYFFQAPTEYDETVVSKKWNAPVAAALTAYAEALPTASEVSAEGLKTLFNDTMAAQGLKPGQVLQALRVAVTGAAAGPDLFETLVILGVPEVAQRLHTAVVSIPVAA, encoded by the coding sequence ATGACCGAGAGAGAAGTTCGGGTGCGTTTCGCACCTTCGCCCACCGGGCCGCTGCACATTGGCGGCGTACGCACCGCCCTATACAACTACCTGCTGGCTCGCAAGCTGGGCGGCAAGATGCTGCTGCGCATTGAGGATACTGACCAGAACCGCTTTGTGCCCGGGGCCGAAGCCTACATTCTGGAGGCGCTGGCCTGGGTCGGCATCGTGATTGATGAAGGCCAGGGTGTGGGCGGCCCCCACGGCCCCTACAAGCAGAGCGAGCGCAAGCCCATGTACAAGCAGTACGCCGACCAGCTCATCGCGGCTGGCCATGCCTACTACGCCTTTGATACCCCTGAGGAGCTGGATGCCATGCGCGCCCGCCTACAGGCCGCCAAAGTGCCCAATCCGCAGTATAACAGCATCACCCGCACCCAGATGCGCAACTCTCTCACCCTGCCCGAGGACGAGGTGAAGGCCCTGCTGGAAGGCGGCGCGCAGTACGTTATTCGTCTGAAAGTACCCCGTAAAGAGGAGATTCGCTTTCAGGATTTAATTCGCGGCTGGGTAGTGGTGCACTCCAGCGCCGTGGACGATAAGGTACTGATGAAATCGGACGGCATGCCGACCTACCACCTGGCCAACATCGTGGACGACCACCTGATGGAAATCTCCCACGTTATCCGGGGCGAGGAGTGGCTACCTTCGGCCCCGCTGCACGTTCTGCTATACCGCTACCTGGGCTGGGAAAGCACCATGCCGCAGTTTGCCCACTTGCCGCTACTGCTGAAGCCCGACGGCACCGGCAAGCTGAGCAAGCGCGACGGCGACCGCCTGGGCTTCCCGGTATTCCCGCTGGAGTGGCACGGCACCGACAGCGAAACCGGCGAAGCCACCGTCAGCAAAGGCTATCGCGAAGAGGGCTACCTGCCCGAGGCAATGGTGAATTTCCTAGCGTTTCTGGGCTGGAATCCCGGCACCCAGCAGGAGATTTTCTCAATGGATGAGCTGATTCAGGCCTTCTCAATTGAGCGGGTGAGCAAGTCACCGGCCAAGTTCGACCAGAACAAGGTGAAGTGGTTCAACGAGCATTACCTGCGCGCCAAATCCAACGCCGAGCTGGCCCCCTATCTGCTCACGGCCCTGCATGAGCATGCCATTGTGTGCAGCCAGGAGAAAGCCGAGCAGATTGTGGGCGTGATGAAGGAGCGGGTGAGCTTCCCGAACGATTTCTGGCAGGAAGCCAAATATTTCTTCCAAGCCCCGACCGAGTACGACGAAACCGTGGTGAGCAAGAAGTGGAACGCCCCCGTGGCCGCCGCCCTCACGGCCTACGCCGAGGCGCTGCCCACCGCATCCGAAGTTTCGGCCGAAGGCCTGAAAACCCTGTTCAACGATACGATGGCGGCCCAGGGCCTCAAGCCCGGCCAGGTGCTGCAAGCCCTGCGCGTGGCCGTGACCGGTGCCGCCGCCGGCCCCGACCTGTTCGAAACGCTGGTGATTTTGGGCGTGCCCGAGGTGGCTCAGCGCCTGCACACGGCCGTGGTCAGCATTCCCGTGGCAGCGTAA
- a CDS encoding alpha-ketoglutarate-dependent dioxygenase AlkB family protein, with the protein MALLPLPLPLPQAELLFDPAFLPATAADALLAQLTAAVAWEQRSIRIFGQEIPQPRLTAWYGDAEARYTYSGLTWEPRPWLPALQALRQRLEATTGARFNSVLLNLYRDGRDSMGWHADDEPELGPGPAIASLSLGATRRFRLRPRAGLAHAPFGLDLPSGSLLLMRGSTQQHWQHALPKTARPIGPRLNLTFRWVAGAAG; encoded by the coding sequence ATGGCCCTCTTACCGTTGCCCCTGCCCCTGCCCCAAGCCGAGCTGTTGTTCGACCCTGCTTTTTTGCCGGCCACGGCGGCGGATGCACTGCTCGCGCAGCTTACCGCCGCCGTGGCCTGGGAGCAGCGGTCCATCCGCATCTTTGGGCAGGAAATTCCGCAGCCACGCCTCACCGCCTGGTACGGCGATGCGGAGGCCCGCTACACCTACTCGGGCCTGACCTGGGAGCCACGTCCCTGGCTGCCGGCCCTGCAGGCGTTGCGCCAGCGCCTCGAAGCCACCACCGGGGCCCGATTCAACAGCGTGCTGCTGAACCTGTACCGCGACGGCCGCGACAGCATGGGCTGGCACGCCGACGATGAGCCCGAGCTAGGGCCCGGGCCGGCCATCGCCTCGCTTAGCCTGGGGGCCACCCGGCGCTTCCGCCTGCGGCCTCGGGCCGGACTGGCCCACGCCCCCTTCGGCCTCGACCTGCCCAGCGGCAGCCTGCTGCTGATGCGTGGCTCCACCCAGCAGCACTGGCAGCACGCACTGCCCAAAACCGCCCGGCCCATCGGCCCACGGCTCAACCTCACGTTTCGGTGGGTGGCGGGGGCAGCCGGCTAG